In Blastopirellula sediminis, the following proteins share a genomic window:
- a CDS encoding basic secretory family protein produces the protein MILRTACLTLLLSLTLAPTYCRAAEDLAKKWYPATAKAPITPQFVLVADEAGDDEQAKAWGEEAKRLCDQWFPIICQLLDTEDWTPPERVELVLKKQQDAPGVTIGQNIYISMPWIKSHPEDFGMVIHELTHVVQSYPRARNKPGWLVEGIADYIRYWKYEAERPRYPLNRDRAKYTDGYNNTAAFLAFLTWKYDRRIVPKLDGALRGREYNEKMFEELTGKSLDDLWADFMANNPMA, from the coding sequence GTGATCTTGCGTACTGCTTGCCTTACCTTGCTGCTGTCTCTGACTCTGGCGCCAACCTATTGCCGCGCCGCCGAAGACCTCGCGAAGAAATGGTATCCCGCGACCGCCAAGGCGCCGATCACGCCGCAGTTCGTATTGGTCGCCGACGAAGCAGGCGACGACGAACAAGCGAAAGCGTGGGGCGAAGAGGCGAAGCGACTGTGCGATCAATGGTTCCCGATCATCTGCCAGTTGCTCGACACCGAAGATTGGACGCCGCCCGAGCGCGTTGAATTGGTGCTGAAGAAACAGCAAGACGCCCCCGGCGTGACGATCGGCCAGAACATCTACATCAGCATGCCCTGGATCAAATCGCATCCCGAAGATTTTGGGATGGTGATCCACGAACTGACGCACGTCGTGCAGTCGTATCCGCGGGCTCGCAACAAGCCGGGCTGGCTGGTTGAAGGAATCGCCGACTACATCCGCTATTGGAAGTACGAAGCGGAACGCCCTCGCTATCCGCTGAATCGCGATCGAGCCAAGTACACTGACGGCTACAACAACACCGCCGCGTTCCTCGCCTTTCTGACTTGGAAATACGATCGCCGCATCGTGCCGAAATTGGACGGGGCGCTCCGCGGCCGCGAGTATAACGAGAAGATGTTTGAGGAGCTGACCGGCAAAAGCCTTGACGACTTGTGGGCCGACTTCATGGCCAACAATCCCATGGCGTAA
- a CDS encoding DUF1559 domain-containing protein encodes MIWHRACASVNRRNGFTLVELLVVIAIIGVLIALLLPAVQQAREAARRSQCLNNLKQQGLAFHNYHGTYKCFPFGWNITGDLNGSGWPFQILSYLEQTALDDKWDSRVPAMDQAAAIGFPAAAATANLEVIKTPIDAFMCPSAAEETIHNYGVPAGSLDTGVPPLDLTWTAARSDYCATSGIRGDFAAVAYASNPATNRSGVLWQTGYGGKSSCPRIANIVDGTSNTFLVGERLGGSNVYKLRKIDATLTAAAGPAQGGAWGDILIGEHWAQGSLYDGSFTGSGGPCIINCSNGRSVGYYSFHPGGANFLMCDGSVRFIPSTIASYTFASLVTLNNGEVIGDY; translated from the coding sequence ATGATCTGGCATCGCGCGTGCGCTTCCGTGAACCGACGTAACGGTTTTACGTTGGTCGAACTCTTGGTGGTGATTGCGATCATTGGAGTTCTGATCGCTCTCTTGTTGCCCGCGGTGCAGCAAGCCCGCGAAGCGGCGCGGCGCAGCCAATGCTTGAACAATCTCAAGCAGCAAGGTCTGGCGTTTCACAACTATCACGGCACGTACAAATGCTTCCCGTTCGGCTGGAACATTACCGGCGACTTGAATGGATCGGGTTGGCCGTTTCAGATCCTTTCCTACTTGGAACAAACGGCGCTGGACGACAAATGGGACTCGCGCGTTCCGGCGATGGACCAGGCCGCTGCAATCGGCTTTCCGGCGGCTGCGGCGACCGCCAACTTGGAGGTAATCAAGACTCCGATCGATGCGTTCATGTGCCCCTCCGCGGCCGAAGAAACCATCCATAACTACGGCGTTCCGGCCGGCTCGCTTGATACCGGCGTTCCGCCGCTCGATCTAACCTGGACTGCCGCGCGTAGCGATTACTGTGCGACCAGCGGCATTCGGGGCGATTTCGCCGCGGTCGCATATGCGTCTAATCCGGCGACGAATCGGAGCGGCGTTCTTTGGCAGACTGGTTACGGCGGCAAGAGCTCGTGTCCGCGGATCGCAAATATTGTCGACGGCACGTCGAACACCTTTCTGGTCGGCGAACGACTTGGCGGATCGAACGTCTACAAGCTGCGAAAGATCGACGCAACTCTTACTGCGGCGGCTGGTCCGGCGCAAGGGGGAGCTTGGGGAGATATCTTGATCGGCGAACATTGGGCGCAAGGCTCGCTGTACGACGGTTCGTTTACCGGCAGCGGCGGCCCGTGCATCATCAATTGCTCCAACGGACGAAGCGTCGGCTATTACTCGTTTCACCCAGGCGGCGCCAATTTCCTGATGTGCGACGGATCGGTTCGCTTTATTCCTTCGACGATCGCGTCGTATACCTTCGCATCGCTGGTGACGCTGAATAATGGGGAAGTCATCGGCGACTACTAG
- a CDS encoding PAS domain-containing sensor histidine kinase → MDSQNPENLIAQLRERLNEAESNRAELERENRELRQQVAALRGLADNLPCFLFQTKNKVDGSELEMPFVGNGITRFGYTPEQVYQRPELMIEMIHPDDRELYFAKADACLKDPSLPFAIDMRIVAPDQSVHWARVRSNAMRLSDDFLSYNGVCIDVTEEKEIEAALAESQSQLKLALTPPHVGVYFWDIPTNKVTITGKHFPVYGRQFEDDAMSLDDFFNAMHPEDRPRTKEVLKEILANQNTYEVNYRVIWPDGSIHHLSDRGVVIRNDKGQAVQFCGVCWDVTHLEQSRGELETKVVEASAEIDAMAARWQAMSDCSPDFLMTLDRNGRTQYINRTAAGVTREQVIGSPMIDFATPEDRDSILENLKATLERGEMKQWETSFPYEGGVLDLLVRCGPLILDGEIQGAVIASTDVSELRRTQRRLAHDEQLLRELWQLQEKERQLTALEIHDGFVQYVVGAQFALDAVRYRLQDEGHPALEDQAKGLEMLRSAIVEARRTISRLRPLVIDDDGLVEALRYLAAEEQDRYGFDATIDCEGKFEDLDPLLTGAMFRIVQEGVSNVRRHSGTSHADVAVRRKGDRLEIGINDRGKGFDLKKVSNERFGVRGIIERARLFGGSAKIDSSLGKGTRIFVQLPTLARQTELHALQQSMTQK, encoded by the coding sequence GTGGATTCGCAAAACCCCGAAAATCTCATCGCTCAGCTGCGCGAGCGGTTGAATGAAGCTGAGTCGAACCGCGCCGAACTGGAGCGCGAGAACCGCGAGCTGCGACAACAAGTCGCAGCGCTCCGCGGTTTGGCCGACAATCTTCCCTGCTTCCTCTTCCAGACGAAGAACAAAGTCGACGGCAGCGAGCTCGAAATGCCCTTCGTCGGCAATGGCATTACGCGTTTCGGCTATACGCCGGAGCAGGTCTACCAACGTCCTGAGTTGATGATCGAAATGATCCATCCGGACGATCGCGAGCTCTACTTCGCCAAGGCCGACGCCTGCTTGAAAGATCCGAGCCTGCCGTTCGCGATCGACATGCGAATTGTCGCTCCCGACCAAAGCGTCCACTGGGCCCGCGTCCGCTCCAACGCGATGCGTCTTTCGGACGACTTTCTTTCGTACAACGGCGTCTGCATTGACGTCACGGAAGAGAAAGAAATTGAGGCGGCCCTGGCCGAATCGCAGTCGCAATTGAAGTTGGCGCTGACTCCGCCGCACGTCGGGGTTTACTTTTGGGACATCCCGACGAACAAGGTGACGATTACCGGAAAGCATTTTCCCGTTTACGGTCGCCAGTTCGAAGACGATGCAATGAGCCTTGACGACTTCTTCAATGCGATGCATCCGGAAGATCGCCCCAGAACGAAAGAAGTCCTGAAAGAAATACTCGCTAACCAAAACACGTATGAAGTGAATTATCGGGTCATCTGGCCGGACGGATCGATTCACCACCTCTCTGATCGCGGCGTCGTCATTCGCAATGACAAAGGCCAGGCGGTGCAATTCTGCGGCGTCTGCTGGGACGTGACCCATCTCGAACAGTCGCGCGGCGAACTGGAAACGAAAGTGGTGGAAGCGAGCGCCGAGATCGACGCGATGGCTGCACGCTGGCAAGCGATGAGCGACTGCTCGCCCGACTTCCTGATGACGCTCGATCGCAATGGCCGCACGCAATACATCAATCGAACGGCGGCGGGAGTGACGCGTGAGCAAGTCATCGGCAGCCCTATGATCGACTTTGCGACGCCGGAAGATCGAGATTCGATCTTGGAGAATCTGAAAGCGACGCTCGAACGGGGCGAAATGAAGCAATGGGAAACGAGCTTTCCCTACGAGGGGGGCGTGCTCGACCTGCTTGTCCGCTGCGGACCGCTGATCCTTGACGGCGAAATCCAAGGGGCGGTGATCGCTTCAACCGACGTTTCGGAACTGCGGCGAACGCAGCGAAGATTGGCGCACGACGAACAACTGCTGCGTGAGCTCTGGCAACTGCAGGAAAAAGAACGCCAACTGACGGCGCTGGAGATTCACGACGGGTTCGTGCAGTATGTCGTCGGCGCCCAATTCGCGCTCGACGCCGTTCGCTATCGGTTGCAGGATGAGGGTCACCCGGCTTTGGAAGATCAAGCCAAAGGACTGGAGATGCTCCGTTCGGCGATCGTCGAAGCCCGCCGCACCATTAGCCGTTTACGTCCGCTGGTGATCGACGACGACGGTCTGGTCGAGGCGCTCCGCTACTTAGCGGCCGAGGAGCAGGATCGGTACGGATTCGACGCCACGATTGACTGCGAGGGAAAATTCGAAGACCTCGATCCGTTGCTTACCGGCGCCATGTTCCGCATCGTTCAGGAAGGGGTCTCCAACGTCCGTCGACACAGCGGTACGTCGCACGCCGACGTCGCGGTGCGCCGGAAAGGGGATCGCCTCGAAATCGGAATCAACGACCGCGGTAAAGGCTTCGACCTGAAGAAAGTCTCCAACGAACGCTTTGGCGTTCGCGGCATCATCGAGCGTGCGCGACTCTTCGGCGGATCGGCGAAGATTGACAGCTCGCTCGGCAAAGGGACGCGGATCTTCGTGCAACTGCCGACGCTGGCGCGGCAAACCGAGTTGCACGCGCTTCAGCAATCGATGACGCAGAAGTAA
- a CDS encoding PhoPQ-activated pathogenicity-related family protein yields MIRLRVVCWFVALTFAFAAPRHLWAESIADPTPTALQDYVAKADDSFTWKLVKTTELPLAMGRLHEVEFTSQTWQGISWTHTLAIFEPKELAHPEHALLFITGGRIGGKLRSGDMIAGARMANAGGVCVGYLLQVPNQPLLGDRVEDDLITESFLRYLDSKDATWPLLFPMAKSAVRAMDVMQAVAKQEWDGKVEKFVVSGASKRGWTTWLTAVADPRVAGIAPIVIDTLNFQPQMKHQIDVWGKYSPQIEDYTSKGLVRVMQEQPEVPLWRWVDPYTYRSQLTLPKLIINGTNDPYWVVDALNIYWDGLSGQKHILYIPNAGHGLEGGVETALTTLVAFVKHVADEKPMPDLQWQYGEADRKITLNVQSDVTPKEVRLWSATSSDGDFRPSKWSATPIQATEGGYMVSVDLPAEGFIAMYAEARYELGGHVYSLTTQIRRQ; encoded by the coding sequence ATGATTCGCCTCCGGGTCGTCTGTTGGTTTGTCGCGCTCACGTTCGCATTCGCCGCTCCGCGGCATCTTTGGGCCGAGTCGATCGCCGATCCGACCCCAACGGCGCTCCAAGACTATGTCGCCAAAGCGGACGACAGCTTTACCTGGAAGTTGGTCAAAACGACTGAACTGCCGTTGGCGATGGGGCGACTGCACGAGGTCGAATTCACTTCGCAAACCTGGCAAGGGATCTCCTGGACTCACACGCTGGCGATCTTCGAACCAAAAGAACTCGCCCATCCCGAACATGCCCTCCTCTTCATCACCGGCGGCCGAATCGGCGGCAAGTTGCGGAGCGGCGACATGATCGCCGGCGCACGCATGGCCAACGCCGGCGGGGTTTGCGTCGGCTATTTGCTGCAAGTGCCGAATCAACCGCTGCTCGGCGATCGTGTGGAAGATGACCTGATCACCGAATCGTTCCTGCGGTATCTCGATTCCAAAGATGCTACATGGCCGCTCCTCTTCCCGATGGCCAAGAGCGCCGTTCGCGCGATGGACGTAATGCAGGCCGTCGCCAAACAGGAGTGGGATGGGAAGGTCGAGAAGTTCGTCGTCTCCGGCGCGTCAAAGCGCGGCTGGACCACCTGGCTGACGGCGGTGGCCGATCCGCGCGTCGCCGGCATTGCGCCGATCGTGATCGATACTCTCAACTTCCAGCCGCAGATGAAGCACCAGATCGACGTCTGGGGAAAGTACAGCCCGCAGATCGAAGACTACACCAGCAAAGGTCTGGTCCGCGTGATGCAGGAGCAACCGGAAGTTCCCCTTTGGCGATGGGTTGATCCCTACACCTATCGCTCGCAGTTGACGCTGCCGAAGCTGATCATCAACGGCACCAATGATCCGTACTGGGTCGTCGACGCCCTCAATATCTACTGGGACGGCTTGTCCGGGCAAAAGCACATTCTGTACATCCCGAACGCCGGGCATGGACTAGAGGGAGGAGTCGAAACGGCGCTAACCACGCTGGTCGCCTTCGTCAAACATGTGGCCGATGAAAAGCCGATGCCCGATTTGCAGTGGCAATACGGCGAAGCCGATCGCAAGATCACGCTGAACGTGCAGAGCGACGTGACGCCGAAGGAAGTTCGTCTTTGGTCCGCGACCTCCAGCGACGGCGATTTTCGCCCGTCGAAGTGGTCGGCGACGCCGATCCAAGCGACAGAAGGGGGCTACATGGTCAGCGTCGATCTTCCGGCGGAAGGTTTTATCGCGATGTACGCCGAAGCTCGCTACGAGCTGGGAGGGCACGTTTATTCGCTGACGACGCAGATTCGTCGTCAGTAG